The following are from one region of the Muntiacus reevesi chromosome 3, mMunRee1.1, whole genome shotgun sequence genome:
- the LOC136163398 gene encoding large ribosomal subunit protein eL42-like, which translates to MVNVPKTHRTFCKKCGERQPHRVMHTRRAGVLYTQGKRRHGREQSGCGGQANPIFWKKAQTTKKMVLSPHCRSKRMLAINRYKHFELGGDKKRKDQVIQF; encoded by the coding sequence ATGGTGAACGTTCCAAAAACCCACCGGACTTTCTGTAAGAAGTGCGGGGAGCGCCAGCCCCACAGAGTGATGCATACAAGAAGGGCAGGGGTTCTGTATACCCAGGGAAAGCGGCGTCATGGCAGGGAGCAGAGTGGATGTGGGGGGCAGGCTAATCCGATTTTCTGGAAAAAGGCTCAAACTACAAAGAAGATGGTACTGAGTCCCCACTGCAGATCAAAGAGAATGCTGGCTATTAACAGATACAAGCATTTTGAGCTGGGAGGTGATAAGAAGAGAAAGGACCAAGTGATCCAGTTTTGA